In Athalia rosae chromosome 6, iyAthRosa1.1, whole genome shotgun sequence, one DNA window encodes the following:
- the LOC105693249 gene encoding vacuolar protein sorting-associated protein 16 homolog isoform X1, which produces MSVMLTADWFPLGREVYFRKFELYPISFQQEVHTHNFVVAAPYGGPIAVTRNPNKLVKVQGTGKPVVSIYSASGKQIASLQWSSGQLVLLGWSHEEELLCVQDDGMVLIYDMFGTYQHTFGMGSEAKETKVTAAKFFPTVNGTGIAVLTSTNRIFLANNVSEPKVRQLAEIPKTGGQIDSWCIIPSDRDSHVIVATQQGIYQIHHIDQKPLAVPFTTYFTNKVNSVTRIAVSGNNRHIALYSDTGYLYLGSIDLKKKYCECFTNVKESLSDMAWCGTEAVVCCWNSIAIVVGRTAEMITYTYDGPVHLITEIDAVRVLSNSSHEMIQKVPKVVQKIFRINSTDPASYLLEASKQFQKRSHKADSYMDLVREKLDTAIQDCIDAASYEFNFETQKLLMRAAKFGKGFSKNTNPDYYVTMCRQLRVLNAIRHPAISIPLTYTQLQVLSSQVLLDRLVARRHYYLSIQIARHLQLPEVDGESRILAHWACYKVKQTQLDKEQIAEEIADKLGYAPGVSYSEIAIKAADCGRKQLAIKLIDYEPRAQLQVPLLLRLSEKHAALYKAVESGNTDLVYTVILHLQKNMPLADFQRFIMRSPLAMALYIKYCQGHNREALPDIYNQHDDFHSFALWFIKESYHPKNSISRDTYLQSAQEKFRLARSESNAALTEEQLKLLRYQRSLEDTLHEPIVGKPLHETVKLLLLQDELKLADKLRSEYKLPDRRYWWLRIQCLAKNASWVELEKFSKSKKSPIGYEPFIDECLKYNKLEEAIKYLPRVKDELKVKYFARIGLLLEAAQLALEQKDLSALTYVRAQCGPTDADTAHKINDMIATLRNGK; this is translated from the exons ATGTCTGTCATGTTAACCGCGGATTGGTTTCCACTCGGGAGGGAGGTCTATTTTCG GAAATTTGAGCTGTATCCCATTTCCTTTCAACAAGAAGTTCATACCCATAACTTTGTGGTTGCTGCACCTTATGGTGGTCCCATTGCTGTGACACGAAACCCGAATAAACTTGTCAAAGTACAAGGTACCGGCAAACCCGTTGTCTCTATATACTCGGCGTCAGGAAAGCAGATAGCTTCGTTACAA TGGAGCAGCGGTCAGCTGGTGCTACTTGGGTGGTCTCACGAAGAAGAACTTCTATGTGTACAGGATGATGGAATGGTCCTCATTTACGATATGTTTGGTACATACCAACATACGTTTGGAATGGGAAGT GAAGCAAAAGAGACAAAGGTAACCGCTGCTAAATTCTTTCCCACGGTGAATGGGACTGGTATAGCTGTTTTAACGTCCACAAATCGAATCTTCTTAGCCAACAATGTGTCTGAACCTAAAGTGAGACAACTCGCGGAAATTCCAA aaACCGGAGGTCAGATTGATAGTTGGTGTATTATTCCAAGTGATCGCGATAGCCACGTAATAGTAGCAACTCAACAAGGAATTTATCAAATACATCATATCGATCAGAAACCTCTCGCGGTTCCATTT ACCACGTATTTCACCAACAAAGTTAATAGTGTTACAAGGATAGCAGTATCTGGAAATAACCGACATATTGCTCTTTACTCGGACACTGGGTATTTGTACCTAGGTTCAATAGatctaaagaaaaaatattgcgaatGCTTCACCAATGTCAAAGAATCACTCTCCGACATGGCCTG GTGTGGAACAGAAGCTGTAGTCTGCTGTTGGAATAGCATTGCCATAGTGGTGGGAAGAACAGCAGAAATGATCACATACACTTATGATGGACCAGTGCACCTCATTACCGAAATTGATGCTGTACGAGTTTTGTCGAATTCGTCTCATGAAATGATACAAAAAGTACCAAAAGTcgtgcaaaaaatattccgaataaATTCAACAGATCCTGCGTCCTATTTGCTGGAAGCTTCCAAGCAATTTCAAAAGAGGTCTCACAAAGCTGATAGCTACATGGATCTTGTTAGAGAGAAATTAGATACGGCGATACAAGATTGTATTGACGCTGCTAGCTATGAGTTTAACTTTGAAACCCAAAAACTCCTCATGAGG GCAGCAAAATTTGGCAAGGGTTTCAGCAAAAACACTAATCCTGATTATTATGTAACCATGTGCCGCCAACTGAGAGTTTTAAACGCCATTCGTCATCCTGCTATTAGCATTCCGTTGACATATACGCA ATTACAGGTTTTGTCTAGCCAAGTGTTACTAGATCGGCTGGTTGCCAGAAGGCATTATTATCTGAGTATCCAAATCGCCCGACATCTTCAATTACCAGAGGTAGATGGCGAGAGCAGAATACTTGCCCATTGGGCTTGCTACAAG GTCAAGCAAACTCAGCTGGATAAGGAACAGATTGCGGAAGAAATAGCAGATAAGTTAGGGTACGCACCGGGAGTTTCGTACAGTGAAATTGCGATTAAAGCAGCAGATTGTGGCAGAAAACAGTTAGCTATCAAA CTAATTGATTATGAGCCAAGAGCTCAACTGCAAGTGCCCCTGTTATTGAGATTGAGTGAAAAACACGCTGCTCTTTATAAAGCTGTGGAAAGTGGAAATACAGATCTAGTGTACACAGTCATTCTGCACCTTCAGAAGAATATGCCACTTGCCGATTTTCAG AGGTTCATCATGAGATCTCCGTTAGCCATGGCATTGTACATCAAATATTGTCAAGGACACAACAGGGAAGCCTTGCCAGATATTTATAACCAGCATGatgattttcattcctttgcTTTATGGTTCATCAAAGAAAGCTATCACCCAAAG aaTTCCATATCCAGAGATACGTATTTGCAGTCAGCCCAAGAAAAGTTTAGACTCGCTCGAAGTGAATCAAACGCAGCACTTACTGAGGAACAACTAAAACTCTTACGCTATCAGCGATCTCTAGAAGATACTCTGCATGAACCAATTGTAGGAAAACCTCTTCATGAGACTGTGAAGCTTCTGCTTCTACAAGATGAACTGAAACTTGCGGATAAACTGCGCTCGGAATACAAGTTACCCGATAGACG TTACTGGTGGTTAAGAATCCAATGTCTTGCAAAAAATGCCTCGTGGGTCgaattggagaaattttcaaagagcaaaaaatcgccaatCGGTTATGAG CCATTTATTGACGAGTGCCTGAAATATAATAAGCTAGAAGaagcaataaaatatttgcCAAGAGTTAAAGATGAACTTAAAGTCAAATATTTTGCAAGAATTGG TCTGCTTCTGGAAGCTGCTCAATTGGCACTAGAGCAGAAAGATCTCTCAGCGCTAACATATGTTCGGGCTCAATGTGGGCCGACAGATGCAGATACAGCGCATAAGATAAATGATATGATAGCAACTCTACGCAATGGAAAATGA
- the LOC105693211 gene encoding cytochrome c oxidase subunit NDUFA4, whose amino-acid sequence MVMPGMTLASLKKHPALIPLYACLGFGITMATFYSIRLAVRSPEVSWSKTANPEPWNEYANKRHKFYSPLPQDRPIECPAPKY is encoded by the exons ATGGTGATGCCAGGAATGACGCTTGCCAGTCTCAAAAAGCACCCGGCT ctGATCCCATTATACGCTTGCTTGGGATTTGGAATTACTATGGCAACATTCTACTCGATACGTTTAGCTGTCCGCAGCCCCGAGGTATCTTGGTCAAAGACTGCTAATCCAGAACCATGGAATGAGTATGCAAACAAGAGACACAAG ttctatTCGCCCTTACCACAAGATCGCCCGATTGAGTGCCCTGCACCCAAATATTAA
- the LOC105693249 gene encoding vacuolar protein sorting-associated protein 16 homolog isoform X2, producing MSVMLTADWFPLGREVYFRKFELYPISFQQEVHTHNFVVAAPYGGPIAVTRNPNKLVKVQGTGKPVVSIYSASGKQIASLQWSSGQLVLLGWSHEEELLCVQDDGMVLIYDMFGTYQHTFGMGSEAKETKVTAAKFFPTVNGTGIAVLTSTNRIFLANNVSEPKVRQLAEIPKTGGQIDSWCIIPSDRDSHVIVATQQGIYQIHHIDQKPLAVPFTTYFTNKVNSVTRIAVSGNNRHIALYSDTGYLYLGSIDLKKKYCECFTNVKESLSDMAWCGTEAVVCCWNSIAIVVGRTAEMITYTYDGPVHLITEIDAVRVLSNSSHEMIQKVPKVVQKIFRINSTDPASYLLEASKQFQKRSHKADSYMDLVREKLDTAIQDCIDAASYEFNFETQKLLMRAAKFGKGFSKNTNPDYYVTMCRQLRVLNAIRHPAISIPLTYTQLQVLSSQVLLDRLVARRHYYLSIQIARHLQLPEVDGESRILAHWACYKVKQTQLDKEQIAEEIADKLGYAPGVSYSEIAIKAADCGRKQLAIKLIDYEPRAQLQVPLLLRLSEKHAALYKAVESGNTDLVYTVILHLQKNMPLADFQRFIMRSPLAMALYIKYCQGHNREALPDIYNQHDDFHSFALWFIKESYHPKNSISRDTYLQSAQEKFRLARSESNAALTEEQLKLLRYQRSLEDTLHEPIVGKPLHETVKLLLLQDELKLADKLRSEYKLPDRRSYYKGHRYNTRYNGLVYRFSHSVTGG from the exons ATGTCTGTCATGTTAACCGCGGATTGGTTTCCACTCGGGAGGGAGGTCTATTTTCG GAAATTTGAGCTGTATCCCATTTCCTTTCAACAAGAAGTTCATACCCATAACTTTGTGGTTGCTGCACCTTATGGTGGTCCCATTGCTGTGACACGAAACCCGAATAAACTTGTCAAAGTACAAGGTACCGGCAAACCCGTTGTCTCTATATACTCGGCGTCAGGAAAGCAGATAGCTTCGTTACAA TGGAGCAGCGGTCAGCTGGTGCTACTTGGGTGGTCTCACGAAGAAGAACTTCTATGTGTACAGGATGATGGAATGGTCCTCATTTACGATATGTTTGGTACATACCAACATACGTTTGGAATGGGAAGT GAAGCAAAAGAGACAAAGGTAACCGCTGCTAAATTCTTTCCCACGGTGAATGGGACTGGTATAGCTGTTTTAACGTCCACAAATCGAATCTTCTTAGCCAACAATGTGTCTGAACCTAAAGTGAGACAACTCGCGGAAATTCCAA aaACCGGAGGTCAGATTGATAGTTGGTGTATTATTCCAAGTGATCGCGATAGCCACGTAATAGTAGCAACTCAACAAGGAATTTATCAAATACATCATATCGATCAGAAACCTCTCGCGGTTCCATTT ACCACGTATTTCACCAACAAAGTTAATAGTGTTACAAGGATAGCAGTATCTGGAAATAACCGACATATTGCTCTTTACTCGGACACTGGGTATTTGTACCTAGGTTCAATAGatctaaagaaaaaatattgcgaatGCTTCACCAATGTCAAAGAATCACTCTCCGACATGGCCTG GTGTGGAACAGAAGCTGTAGTCTGCTGTTGGAATAGCATTGCCATAGTGGTGGGAAGAACAGCAGAAATGATCACATACACTTATGATGGACCAGTGCACCTCATTACCGAAATTGATGCTGTACGAGTTTTGTCGAATTCGTCTCATGAAATGATACAAAAAGTACCAAAAGTcgtgcaaaaaatattccgaataaATTCAACAGATCCTGCGTCCTATTTGCTGGAAGCTTCCAAGCAATTTCAAAAGAGGTCTCACAAAGCTGATAGCTACATGGATCTTGTTAGAGAGAAATTAGATACGGCGATACAAGATTGTATTGACGCTGCTAGCTATGAGTTTAACTTTGAAACCCAAAAACTCCTCATGAGG GCAGCAAAATTTGGCAAGGGTTTCAGCAAAAACACTAATCCTGATTATTATGTAACCATGTGCCGCCAACTGAGAGTTTTAAACGCCATTCGTCATCCTGCTATTAGCATTCCGTTGACATATACGCA ATTACAGGTTTTGTCTAGCCAAGTGTTACTAGATCGGCTGGTTGCCAGAAGGCATTATTATCTGAGTATCCAAATCGCCCGACATCTTCAATTACCAGAGGTAGATGGCGAGAGCAGAATACTTGCCCATTGGGCTTGCTACAAG GTCAAGCAAACTCAGCTGGATAAGGAACAGATTGCGGAAGAAATAGCAGATAAGTTAGGGTACGCACCGGGAGTTTCGTACAGTGAAATTGCGATTAAAGCAGCAGATTGTGGCAGAAAACAGTTAGCTATCAAA CTAATTGATTATGAGCCAAGAGCTCAACTGCAAGTGCCCCTGTTATTGAGATTGAGTGAAAAACACGCTGCTCTTTATAAAGCTGTGGAAAGTGGAAATACAGATCTAGTGTACACAGTCATTCTGCACCTTCAGAAGAATATGCCACTTGCCGATTTTCAG AGGTTCATCATGAGATCTCCGTTAGCCATGGCATTGTACATCAAATATTGTCAAGGACACAACAGGGAAGCCTTGCCAGATATTTATAACCAGCATGatgattttcattcctttgcTTTATGGTTCATCAAAGAAAGCTATCACCCAAAG aaTTCCATATCCAGAGATACGTATTTGCAGTCAGCCCAAGAAAAGTTTAGACTCGCTCGAAGTGAATCAAACGCAGCACTTACTGAGGAACAACTAAAACTCTTACGCTATCAGCGATCTCTAGAAGATACTCTGCATGAACCAATTGTAGGAAAACCTCTTCATGAGACTGTGAAGCTTCTGCTTCTACAAGATGAACTGAAACTTGCGGATAAACTGCGCTCGGAATACAAGTTACCCGATAGACG ATCTTACTACAAAGGACATAGGTATAACACCCGCTATAATGGTTTGGTTTACCGTTTTTCTCACTCAGTTACTGGTGGTTAA
- the LOC105693251 gene encoding phosphopantothenate--cysteine ligase — translation MASNWEEFYSSQPKPAGLEDSERLLNNFCIKHFAGDTKVVLVTSGGTTVPLEHNTVRFVDNFSAGTRGSVSAEFFLKQGYAVIFMYRLKSLQPFSRHFTGQKFLDMLELTETKDKTSITVTSKNISKIAEVVQGYKAALKDGKLLELSFTTIAEYLWLLRSACQALAFLKESCILYLAAAVSDFYIPADEMSVHKISSSKPQTISFQLVPKILAPLVSLWVPNAFVVSFKLETDKDLLIAKARDALDKYKHKLVIANMLQNRKQQVTLVTQKSSCVINLTEEQLESGEEIEKYIVENVVENHKSFIANCKKGI, via the exons ATGGCATCAAACTGGGAAGAATTTTACTCTTCGCAACCAAAGCCTGCAGGTTTGGAGGATAGCGAAAGACTGTTAAACAATTTTTGCATCAAGCATTTCGCAGGTGATACAAAAGTTGTTCTTGTCACG AGCGGAGGTACCACCGTTCCCTTGGAGCACAATACTGTGCGCTTTGTGGATAACTTCAGTGCAGGAACAAGAGGTTCCGTATCGGCAGAATTCTTCCTGAAACAGGGTTATGCTGTGATATTTATGTACAG gctTAAATCGCTTCAACCATTTTCAAGACATTTTACTGGACAGAAGTTCTTGGATATGCTCGAATTGACCGAAACTAAAGATAAAACCTCTATAACAG TGACAtcgaagaatatttcaaagaTAGCAGAAGTTGTACAAGGCTACAAAGCTGCACTCAAAGACGGCAAATTACTAGAATTAAGCTTCACAACCATTGCCGAATACCTATGGTTGTTACGATCTGCTTGTCAAGCGTTGGCATTTTTAAAAGAGAGTTGCATTCTGTATCTGGCAGCTGCAGTCTCTGACTTTTATATTCCAGCTGATGAAATG TCTGTGCATAAAATCTCGTCTAGTAAACCTCAGACAATATCATTTCAACTAGTTCCAAAGATATTGGCCCCTTTGGTAAGCCTGTGGGTTCCCAACGCTTTTGTGGTATCCTTCAAACTGGAAACTGACAAGGACTTACTGATTGCCAAGGCTAGAGATGCACTTGACAAATACAAACACAAA cTGGTCATAGCTAATATGCTTCAAAATAGAAAACAGCAAGTGACATTAGTCACTCAGAAAAGCAGCTGTGTGATCAATCTTACAGAAGAACAATTGGAATCTGGAGAAGAGATCGAAAAGTATATTGTAGAGAATGTTGTGGAAAATCACAAATCATTCATAGCCAACTGTAAGAAGGGGATTTAA